ATCGGTTGTCGTTGGATAGAGCGCAGCATGAATTGCAGCCAAACCCGGATTGGCAATGGGTCCAGGAGGAAGCCCGCGTACCTTGTAAGTGTTGTAGGGACTATCGACCGACAGATCGGCTTTCCGAATATTTCCATCAAACGACTCGAGAGCATAGATGACGGTGGGATCGCTCTGCAAGGGAATGCCCAGCCGGAGACGATTATGAAATACTCCGGAAACCAGGGGTCGTTCAGCTGCTAACCCCGTTTCCTTTTCCACCACGGAGGCTAGGGTCAACACCTCTTGAAGAGTCATGCCCATGACCGTTGCCCGGTCTTTGAGTTCGGGATTCATCACATCATGAAACCGGTGAACAAATGTTCGAATAATGGATTCTGGAGGAGTAAAGCGAGAAAAATGGTAGGTATCAGGAAAAAGATAACCCTCTAATGTGGGTGCCTGAATATTCAGACTCTGAATAAATACCGGGTCATGGCTTAATCGAAAAATATCCTGCTTGAGGGCAAGACGTTTTTGATCCAGGATATCCGCAATTTGTGCAACCGTATAACCTTCGGGTATGGTAATGGCATATTGATAGACTTCCCCTTTCACAAGTTTGTGTAGTAATTGGGTGGGTTGCATTCCCGCATCCAATTCATACTCGCCTGGAATGATATTTCGATCGACCCGCTGCACACGCCCCAAAAGAGAAAAAAACCATTCTGATCCAATGAGGTGATGTTGATCGAGAATACGGGAAACCTGGGTAAAAGGCGTACCGGGTGGGATTTCGACAAGAACCGGTTCGGTTGATCCACCCATGGGTTGATTCATCCACACAAACCCACCCATGACCAGAACTATACCCGTTAAAAGACTTACTACGGTCCGGCGAACAAGGATCACG
Above is a window of Nitrospiraceae bacterium DNA encoding:
- the mltG gene encoding endolytic transglycosylase MltG — its product is MILVRRTVVSLLTGIVLVMGGFVWMNQPMGGSTEPVLVEIPPGTPFTQVSRILDQHHLIGSEWFFSLLGRVQRVDRNIIPGEYELDAGMQPTQLLHKLVKGEVYQYAITIPEGYTVAQIADILDQKRLALKQDIFRLSHDPVFIQSLNIQAPTLEGYLFPDTYHFSRFTPPESIIRTFVHRFHDVMNPELKDRATVMGMTLQEVLTLASVVEKETGLAAERPLVSGVFHNRLRLGIPLQSDPTVIYALESFDGNIRKADLSVDSPYNTYKVRGLPPGPIANPGLAAIHAALYPTTTDFVYFVARNDGSHQFSVTLADHNKAVDLYQRRSMSKRAS